From the genome of Cytophagales bacterium WSM2-2:
CCATAAGGCTTTTAGAACAAATTCCTGCGAAGAATCCAATTTTAATCGGGTTATCATTTGGAGGAATGATGGCAATGGAAATAGCCAAGCATATACCAATAAAGAAGATCATTCTTATTTCTTCGGCCAAAACAAAAAGAGAAATTCCATTTTACTTTCGATGGATTGGATTTCTCCGGCTACATAAGTTGGTACCTACTCCGGTTTTGAAGAAATCAAACATCGTAACCCGCTGGTTCTTTGGCGCAAAAACAATTGATGGAAGAAAAATCCTAAGAGAAATTCTTAGGGAAACAGACTCTGCATTTTTGAAATGGGCCATCGACAAAATCGTAAACTGGAAAAACGAGTCTGTTCCCAGCTCCTTGATTCACATTCATGGAACGGAAGACAAAATTATTCCAATTCGATTTGTGAAAAGTGATTTTCAAATAGAAAAGGGAGGCCACCTTATGACCTTGACTCATTCAAATGAAATTTCAAAGCTGCTTAAGTCTGCCTCAAATTGACTACTTCTTCTTCGCTTTCGCTCCAGCTCCTTTTTCTTTAGACTTAGACGCAGTCTTTTCAGGTTTGGCGGCAGTCTTGGGTTTAGGTTTAGTTTCAGCCTTCTCTGATTTCACGGGCTTAGCTGGTGCGGGAGTGGACGACACAGGCGCAACAGCCTTAGGAATATGAGGCAACTGATTATTCGCTTCGCGTTCTATTTCACGAACCTTCCGGAGAATATCTTTCTCGTGATCGGTATCTATTTTTTCTTTCGAGAGTTCTTTATTGATTGACTGATCAATTGTCAAAACCTTTGTTGATAAGTTTGCACGATTTTTTCCAATACGCTGATAAAGTTCATCGAATCGTTGGCGTACCGTTTCTTTCAGTTGATTGAGTTGATCGGTTGTCAGTGCTTTTTTTGTTTCCATGGGCTAAATATGTTCCACAAGATAGGAAGCACGCCAAACTATACCAATTCACATTTATATTACAGAAAGAGAATGCCTCTCGTTAATAATAGCTACGCGAGGCATTCTCCAAAAATTCGTTCGCGATTACTTACTTGCCTAACTCAGTCAATTTATCGGCATCATTGTTTATTGAGAGAATAAGCAGCGATGTTGCCGTGCAAAACACCGGGCTGGTGATGCAGTGGTGTCCGCTCCAGCTGCCGTCATCATTTTGAATTCTTAGTACACGGCCCGACATATTATCGTACCATTTGTTCCAGCCGTTGTCTTTGCCGATGATCATCGATTCGCCTGTCTGTAAGTAACTGAGAAATTCCTCGCCACCATTACTGCCGAATCCGTCCATCACATCCTCGCGCTGTGCCTGCACTTTCGCGGAGTTGTAAACATTGTAAGCTGTAGAATATTTCATGGCGTCATCCTTCGAATACCCGATTTTTTCGAGTGATTCGGAAGTTGCCGGTGCATTCTGATCCAGTCGACCAGCTTTCTTAGCATTAGTCAATTCCTCTTCCACTTTGCGTGCCTCTTTTGCGCTCGCTCTTGCCGAACCTGTCACAGAATATAACATGACACCTGCACCCATCTCCGTATTTACAGCGCCAGTCCTGGCATCATAGTTTCCTTTCTGAAAATCACGAGCCCTGGTCAAAGCATCGTTATCAACCGTAGCTCCTTGTGCCTGTGCGGATTCCAAAGCGTTCGTTGCAAAAGAAGATTGCAACACGCCAGCCCAGCCAGAGCCGGAGATGCTTCCGTCTTTGCTTTGCGCATGCTGAATTTTTGATACGCAGATTTCGAGATCTTTCTTTGCGCGAGCTTTCAGTTGTGGGTTGCTATCAAGGTACGGCAACAGGTTTGATAAAAATTGCGCTGCCAGGATCACGTCAATGTTCTGGCCCAGTTTAATTTGAATTTGTGTACCCGTTTGGTCAGTAATGTTATTGCTGTTGCGATCTGAACTCTCAACCATTTTCAAAATATAATTCACCGCATTCGTCAGCTGTTGTGCATAAAGTCCGGAGTTGAGTGTCGTGCCTGTTCGTAACAGCGCCATTGCGACCATAGAAGTAGTTGCTGGATCAGCTTGCACTGCGTGCGGGTCCATGACGTCCTGACGTGAATGACTTCCCGCTCCCCAGCCGCCACTCGGATGCTGTGCTTTGACGATCCACGTCAGTCCCTTTTCTATAGAGACAGCTACCTTCTGAGGTGTTTTGTAAACGAAATTGCTGTCAGATGATTCTTCGCCCATCAAGGTGCGAAACACACAGCCTTTAGGAATGCTGCGATACGTGGTACGATAAGTGGCCTTGTTCTTCTTGTTAGACGAAAATGATGAAAAAACCAGGGCAGAGATCGTCAACAATCCAATGCCAGCCACAATGTGAACTACTTTTAAAGTCTTCATAACCGTAATGTTTTTCTACTGAGATGCAGGTCAGCAGAAAATTCCATACGGAATAATTGACTTTTTTATTGAAGTTTTCAGATTTGAAGAATGCCTGGGTTTTAGAGGATTAACAGATCGCAAACCTCAATTGTTTTATCCAAATCCTGGTAAGTAAGGGCATCAGATAAAAACCATGTCTCGAAAGGCGATGGTGGCAAATAAACTCCATTTTGCAACATCCCATGAAAAAACTTCTTGAAAATCTCATTGTTGCCAGGAGTAGCACTTTTGAAATCAGTCACTTCGTTTTCACAAAAATGAACACTGATCATGGAGCCGAGTTTGTTGATAATGAACGGAAGATTCTTTTTACTTAGGACTTCCCGAAGTCCTTTCTCCAGGTAAATCGTTTTCTTTTCAAGTTCAGTAAAAATCCCCGGTTGCTGATTTAAAATGGAAAGTGTAGTAAAACCAGCGATCATCGCCAATGGATTTCCAGATAAGGTTCCTGCCTGGTAAACATCTCCCAACGGAGCAATTTTGCTCATGATTTCTTTTCGTCCACCAAACGCGCCAACGGGCAGTCCTCCTCCAATCACTTTTCCAAAAGTGACCAGATCTGCTTTGATATTGTATAATTCCTGAGCTCCACCTTTTGCCAACCGGAAGCCCGTCATCACTTCATCAAAAATCAGGACAGCTCCGTACTTGTCACAAAGCGATCTCAAGTGCTGCAAGTAGCCTGGCTTGGGAGGTACGCAACCCATGTTACCGGCTACCGGTTCAACGATAATTGCAGCCAAGTCATCCTTGTTTGCTACAACCAGTTTTTCTATTTCTTCAAAGTCATTGAATGATGCTACCAGCGTGTCGTCAACAACAGCCGCAGGAATCCCTGCGTTAACTTTGATGTTCAATGTTGCCACACCACTTCCCGCTTTTTTCAGAAAGGCATCGCTGTGCCCGTGATAGTGACCTTCGAACTTGATAAACTTTGAGCGGTTAGTAAATCCGCGTGCCAATCGGAGTGCCGACATGCATGCTTCTGTTCCGGAATTCACAAAACGTATGAGGTCAATGCCCGGAACCATTTGTGTGATCAACCGTGCGAGTTGCGTCTCTTGTTCTGTCGGAGCGCCAAACGAAACCGCTTGAGTTGCCTGCTGCTGCAACGCCTCCACTACTTTCGGATGGCTATGGCCCAGGATCATCGGACCCCAGGAGTTGATGTAGTCTATGTACTGCTTTCCGTCCGCGTCAAAAAGATAGGCGCCCTTCGCAGATTTCATAAACAAGGGAGTGCCTCCCACTTGCCGAAAGGCGCGTACCGGTGAATTCACTCCGCCGGGAATAAATTGCTGCGCCTCCTGAAATAATTTTTCGCTGTTGGTCATAGTCTACTTAATTGTCTTCGCAAAATCTTTAGCGAAGTAGCTGACGATAATATCTGCACCCGCTCTTCGGATAGCTGTGAGCGACTCAATCATCGTTTGCTTTTCATCAAGCCAGCCGTTCGCTGCCGCTGCTTTGATCATTGCATATTCTCCCGACACCTGATAAGCTGCCACCGGTACTTGCACGCTGTCTTTTACTCTTCGAATGATGTCGAGGTAAGCGCCTGCCGGTTTTACCATTACGATATCAGCGCCTTCTTCTACATCTTGTAATGTCTCTTTCAAAGCCTCTGTGCTGTTTCTAAAATCCATCTGGTAAGTTTTTTTGTCTCCGAAACCGGGAGCGCTATCCAACGCATCACGGAATGGTCCATAAAAGCTAGAAGCATACTTGGCGCTATAAGAAAGAATTCCTGTTTTCGTGAATCCTGCTTCATCAAGTTTTTTACGAATTGCTTTTACGCGGCCATCCATCATGTCTGACGGTGCAACAAAATCAGCTCCCGCTTGTGCATGTGAAACCGACATTGCTGCCAACACTTCCACCGTGGCGTCATTTACAATTTCCTGCCCGGATACAATACCGTCATGGCCGTAGCTTGAATAGGGATCGAGCGCAACATCCGTCATCACGACCATTGTAGAATCAATTTCCTTGATCAAACGAACTGCGCGCTGCATCAGTCCCTGCGGATTCACCGCTTCCTTCCCTTCATTGTCTTTCAGGTTGTCAGGTACCTTCACGAATAAAAGAACTGAACCCAAACCCAGTTTCTTCAATTCTGCTATTTCATTTTTCAACAAATCAAGGCTCAGTCTAAAATATCCGGGCATAGAAGCAATTGCTTCGCGCTTGTTGTTCCCTTCCATTATAAATAGAGGGACAATAAAATTGTCGGGTGTCAGTGAAGTTTCGGCTACCATATTTCGCACGACACTATTGGTGCGAAGCCTCCGATATCTTTTATTTAGTTCCATATTTCAGATTGGAAAATTTCAATGAATTCTACTATACCCATTGTTTCGGGTTCCTCAACACTTGAACCAGCTCTTCCTCTCTTGATCCTGACTCTGGTTGATCAGAGTATTCAAAACGTGCTCTTGGAGGTAAGCTCATCAGAATGCTCTCGGTGCGGCCGTTGGATTTAAGTCCAAAGATGGTTCCGCGATCATGGATCAAATTAAACTCTACGTATCTCCCCCGGCGAAGTTCCTGCCAGCGAACTTGTCCACCAGTGAAAGGCAAATTTTTTCTTCGTTCTATAATCGGCAAGTAAGCCTCGATAAATGCCTTCCCACAAGTAGACGAAAAATTGAAAAAGAAACTCTCGTCCCGTAAGGAATCTGGTCGCAGGTAATCATAAAAAATTCCGCCAACTCCTCTTCGTTCATTTCCGCGATGTGCGTTGTTGAAGTAATCATCGCACTGTTGTTTGAACTTAGGATAAAATGAGCTATCCGACTGGTCACATGCTTTCTTCAGCGTTTGATGAAAATGAACTGCGTCTTCATCAAATAAATAATAAGGAGTAAGGTCGGCTCCTCCACCAAACCAGGAGTCGATTTTATTTTTATGCTGATCATACAATTCGAAGTAACGGAAATTGGCGTGCACGGTAGGTATCATCGGACTAACCGGATGTAATACCAAAGAAATGCCAGTTGCAAAAAAATGAGAGCCACTTGTTTTTAACTGCGATGCGAGTGCGGGAGTCACTTCTCCAAAAACGGCAGAACGGTTCACTCCTCCTTTTTCAAAAATCTTTCCATTGGAAATGACTCGTGTGACACCACCACCTCCGCCTTCGCGTTGCCACAGGTCCTCATGAAACTTCTCCCTTCCATCGACCTTTTCAATGGCATGGCAAATCGAATCCTGAAGTTCAGTAATCAATTTTTCAAATCTGTCTTTCATCGTACTATCCAAGTCGAGAGCTATCCTCTAAAATTTTTTACAGTGTCAACAAATATTTTTGCGTTTTCGAACGGAGTTTGCGGCAGAACTCCATGACCAAGGTTGGCAATGTAGTTTCCCTTGCCAAAGTTTTTAAGCATTGCAATTGTCTCTTGTTCCACATTTTTTGCCGGGCCAAGCAGCACGATTGGGTCGAGGTTGCCTTGCAACACGGCTCCTAAAGTGCGCTTTGCAAAAGAAGGCTCGACACTCCAATCGAGACCCAATGCAGAAGCCCCGGTTTTTTCCAACTCAGGCAAAGCAAACCAGGCGCCCTTGGCATACAAAATCACAGGCACCTTTGGCTGAATTGCTTTTACAATTTTATCCAGGTACGGAAGAGAAAATTTCCGGTAATCTGATGGAGACAATAGCCCGCCCCAGGAGTCAAAAATCTGTACGGTGTCAACACCTGCCTCAATCTGCATATTCAGATATATAACGCTCGCCTCCGTTATTTTTTCAAGAAGTACAGCCGCTAATTCCGGGCGTTGGTAGCAAAACTGTTTCGCCTTTGCAAAATCTTTGGACCCCTTGCCTTCTACCATGTAGCAAAGTAAAGTCCAGGGTGATCCGCAGAACCCAATCAACGGGACTTCATTTTCAAGTGCGTCTTTGACTGCTTTTGTAGTTGGCAATGCATACGAAAGAATCTCTTCTGTTCGGGAAGGATTCAATCGGTCGATTTGCTCTTTTGTGCGAACAGGATCGGCAATGATCGGGCCTTTGCCTTCAGCAATTTCAACTTCCACACCGAGCGCTTGTGCAATCACCAGGATATCTGAAAAAAGAATGGCCGCATCCACACCTACCTGTTTCACCGGCATCACTGTTATTTCAGCTGCCAGTTGTGGGTTGCGAACCCTTTCGAAGAAAGAATATTTTTCACGGAGCTTGATGTAGTCGGGAAGATATCGACCTGCCTGACGCATAAACCAAACTGGAATACGTTCTGTTTTTTCTTTTCGCAATGTTCTCAATAAAAGGTCGTTCTTCATTATTCAAATATTTCAACTGTTTGTTAGTTCCTATAAGCCTGATTGATTCAAACGCTCCAGAGCTTTGATCACCTGGCTGCTTTTCATCACTTTATTAAATTCCACCAGCAACACACCGGTGTCAGGGTATGAGGCAACCCAGGTATTTGTAAATCCGCGATCACGGAGGTAATCTGCAGTGGTCGAGCCAATGCATGCAAAAATGGTGTGCGGAGAAAGCGAATTATGTTTCAATATACTTTCTGCCGAACGTGGGCTGAAAACAAAAATTGCATCAAATCTTTTATTGAATTCAGGAAACATCATTTCACTTTGATGAGTAATCACTTTTGAAATTTTTGTTCTGGTTTCTTTTACAATTTCACCCAATTCCGCACGATGTTCGCCACCGCAGAAATAAACCGCACGTTCAAAATTTTGCCTGGCCAGGTCTGACGCAAGAGACTTCATGCTTTCGAAACTTCTCGTAGTGATTTCCGGATCCAGTTTTTCCAATTCTTTCTTCACCCAACTTCCAATACAATAAATTTGTTTGGGAGCAGCCGTTATAAATTTCTTTACCGCCTCCATGGAGTTTCTGCTGGATATGATCCATACATCACTCGGTACCGGAACGCTTGCAACATTCAATAGGGTGATCTTCAATGCTTCCGTCACCTCAAAATTCCAACCCCACGACTTAATAAGGTCCATGTGATCTTGTGAAAGTTTCTTGGTCAGAAGTACGTTCATCTGTTCAGCTCGCGATTCAGTTTTCTAAACTCCTCTAAAATTCTTTTTCCCTCGTCCGACTGTCGAATATCTTCCGCTGCTTCCTTCCCTATTTTTTTCCAATCGCTCAATTGCATTTCTTTTTCTGTATTCACTTCGCGTCTGCCATCAAGACTTGAGATAGCTCCATTGAAATGAACTTTGGTTCCATCGATTACGGCCAAAGCGCTGATCGGCACCGAGCATCCGCCTTCCAGGTGGTACAGAAAATTCCGTTCAATGCTGATCCTGATTTCAGTCAATTCATGATTGATCTTACGGCAAGCCTGAAACGCATATTCATCGTCCGTGCGACACACTATGGCAATTGCCCCCTGGGCCGGGGCCGGCAGCATCCAATCCAGCACGGCAAAATCTTTTGGGAGTAAATTCAGTCGCTCAAGTCCTGCTTTCGCAAAGATGATTCCGTCCCAACCCTCTTCCTGAAATTTTCTAAGTCGTGTTTCCACGTTACCACGAACGTTGACCAGTTTGTGTTTCGGGTATCGGCTCAGCCACTGGCTTTTCCTTCGAATGCTGCTTGTTGCGATGACAGCATCCTCTTTCTTTGGATCAAACCCAGACTTATGCACTAAAATATCATCTGCACTGGCACGTTCCAGGACTGCTGCTATCACGAGGCCTTCAGGTAAAATAGTCGGCACATCTTTGAGCGAATGCACTGCCAGATCGGCCTGATCGTTCAATAAAGCCGTATCCAACTCCTTCGTGAAAACTCCCTGCACCCCCATGGCATAAATGGGTTTGACGAGGTCGATATCACCAAGCGTTTTAAGCGGAATAAGGTTGCACTTTAAGCCATGTTGCTCCAGGCTTGCCTTCACAGCATTGGTCTGCCATAAAGCAAGAGAACTGTCGCGCGTGGCCATTCTTAGTGTCTGCGATGACATTGTGATAAAATTGTTCGTACTGTGCCGGTGATGTTGTGCGGCTCTTTCTGCGTTCCTGCCAATCAAAAAACTCTTGCGCCTTTGCTTTGACAATCGCTTTTACTTTTGGAATCTCGGACATGCGCTTGTCAAGTGTTTCGTTCACGGTAGCGGAAATCTGATCGACATCGAAAACTTTCACTTCACTATACTGATAGACATCTTGTGCCACATTTCGCGGCATTGATAAATCAAAAATGAATCTCACCGGTGTATTCTGTACATGTGAAAGGTGTAAAACCGGCTCAGGAGCACTTGTCGCTACAATCACTATTTCGCTTCCACTCACTACGTGCGCAAGAGAAGTAATAGGTGCAGAATTCAACCCGTGCTTTGACGCTATTTCGTCCAGTTTTTTCTCATCGCGATTGACTAGTGTAATCTCTGCACCCGGCAAGTGTTGGATCATGTACTTCAACGTATTGTGCCCAATCTTGCCCAAGCCCACTACGCATATCTTGTGAAGCTTGTCGCGATCCATGATTTTTTTCAACTGCTGCACCACGGCATACGAAACCGAAACCGTGCCGTCAGAAAATGCAGTCGTATTTTTGATGGTCTTCGAAACGAGAATGGCCTGGTTCACTACTTTTTCTAAATATCCATTGGAGCGACCCAATTGCTTTGACAGTTGAAATGCATTCCGTATTTGTCCGATGATCTCATAGTCACCGGGAATTTGTGAATCAAGTCCGGAAGCCACCGTCAACAAGTGATTAACAGCATCATCGCTCTCTTTCACATAAATGCTTTCAGAAATGTCTTGATGCGACACTCCGCTCAACGATTTCAAAAAAGACATCAGGACGTATTCGCATGGAGCAAATCCATAGATCTCCGTCCGGTTACAGGTGGATAGAATCAAATAGTGCTCAAGGCATGGTGACGCATGCTTGTAGACTTCTGCACTGCGGGCAGGAGTGATTGAAAATTTACTACGATGCTGGGTGTCAGTCTTTTGAAAATTAACTCCAACTACATAGAATTTTCTGGCAAATCCAGCAAGACCCTTCGTATCTAAAATACCCATGAACGGCAAAGATCAACCCCCAAAAAACAACAAAATACCTATATCGGGATAAAAAATACCAAAATATCATGCTTTTGAAGAGCCAAATGATCGGCTTGGCTTATTTTCGTGCCTTTATGAAAAATACAGGTCTGATTTTGGTCAATCTCGGCTCCCCCGATAGCTATAAAGTGAAAGATGTACGCAAGTACCTCCGCCAGTTTTTATCTGATGGACGAGTGATTGACGTGCCTTACCCGCTGCGCAAACTGATTGTGGAAGGGTTTATTCTCCCTACCCGTCCGAAGAAGTCGGCAGAAGCCTACAGATCGGTTTGGATGAAGGAAGGTGCACCACTGAAAGTACTTACTGAAAATTTCAGACAGGCACTGAAGCCGATGATCAATTTGCCGATGGCCACCGCCATGCGTTACGGAAATCCAACGCCCGAGGCTGCACTTCAGGAACTGGAGCAGCAGCATCCTCAGTTGGAAGAAGTTCTGATTGCACCGTTGTATCCGCATTACGCGATGTCATCTTATGAAACAGCTTATTTATATGTGCAAAAAAAAATCCGGAAGCTGCGGCCCCAGTTGAAATTCAAAGTGCTTCAGCCTTTCTATGACGAAAAAAACTATATCAGTGCGTTAAGCAAGTCGGTTGCCCCTTACCTTACCAAACCGTACGATCATATTTTATTCAGTTACCACGGATTACCGGTGAGGCATTTGAAAAAAACTGATCCGACTAAGTCACATTGCTACCTCACTGACCGGTGCTGTGATGTGCCATCACCGGCATGGAATTTTTGTTACAAACACCAGGTGATACAAACCACGAAGCTGGTAGCTGCGGAATTGAAAATTCCTTCGCACAAGTTCAGTTATTCTTTTCAATCGAGGCTTGGAAGCGATGAGTGGATCAAGCCATTTACAGATGTTCAGCTCCAGAAATTTCCGAGCCAGGGCGTGAAGAACCTGTTGGTTATATGTCCGGCTTTTGTTTCAGACTGCCTGGAAACATTGGAAGAAATTGCCATTCGTGGAAAGGAGAGCTTTGAGGCAGCGGGTGGTGAAAAACTTACGTTCATTCCCAGCCTTAACGCAGATTTGCAATGGGTAGAAACTTTTGCGGGGTATGTTAAGGAGGCGGATGTTAATCACAGCCGTCTGTGGCTTTCGCCACAAACGTTGTGATATTCTAAACCAATTAAGCCAACCCTATCGACCTGCCGATTCGGGGAAACGGCAGAAAAAATTCATTTTAGTTGATCCCCGGGAAGGGATACTATAATCTACGAAACTGTGACACTATTTGGATTTTAGCCTTTTAACATTTTTTTGGAACGTATTTACAGTCTTCAAAAACCACATTATCACTAAGTTCAATTCTTAACTTTGCAGGCGTATGCAGAATCTCGTTGAAAGACCCCCGGCAAAAGCAGCAGGAAGCATCAAGGTTCTTTTCGAGAAAGACGATTTGTCGCTTTCCGTTGCCGAAAATACATCAGGTGAAACTCAGGCTACTGACGCAACCCTGATCAAGAGTATGATTCACTTCTATTTCTGTGTGGACGGGAGCGCGCTCTTTGCATTTGGCCCGCATTATAGCCGGGAGATCACCCGTCAGAAAAACTATTTTTTTTATAATCCCGAAAAGAACCTGCCCTTTCAATTGCAGTTGACGCCAAATACAAGGATGGTATTTATGACCATCTCCCTGGAGAGCATGCACAAGCTTTTTGTACACGATGCCCTTCCTTTTCTGAAAGCGGAAAACGTGAGTCAAAAATTTTATGATGAGCGAGAAATTCCTTCCTACTTGTTGCTTGTACTCAACCAGCTTTTCAACACTCACTTGAGTGAAAGCGCAGCCAAACTGTACTACCAGGGAAAAGCTCTTGAACTTTTGAGCCTTTACTTCTCCGAGACTAAACCCGACACTGAAAGTTGTCCTTTCCTTAACGACCAGGAGACAGTTAGGAAAATAAAACACGCGAAAGAGTACTTGTTGAAAAATTCGGACTCACCGCCAAGTCTGAAAGAGCTGGCGAAGTTTGCAGGCCTCAACGAATATCAACTCAAAGCGGGCTTCAAAGAAATTTACGGCAACAGCGTCTTTGGTTTCCTACTCGATCACAAACTCGACCATGCGCGTATGCTTCTGGACACACACAAATACCAGGTGAATGAAGTTGCCTACCAACTCGGCTATACTAACCCCAGTCATTTCATTACTGCGTTCAAGAAAAAGTTTGGAGTTACCCCGAAGAAGTATTTGATGGGGAAAAATTAAATTCGTTATTGGTTATTCGTTATCAAAACAGAAAAAACGTTTCCTTTATCCTGACTAACGAATATCGATTAACTAAAAACGAAATGGACTTCACTTCTCACGATTACTTTATGGGCGAAGCTTTGAAAGAAGCACGCAAAGCTTTTGATAATGGTGAAGTTCCTGTTGGTGCTGTTGTTGTCTGCCAAAATAAAATCATTGCCAGAGCACATAATCAAACTGAACAGCTTACCGATGCCACTGCTCATGCCGAGATGATCGCTGTCACGGCTGCTTCCAACGGGCTTGGTTCAAAGTATTTAAGCGATTGTACATTATATGTCACACTGGAGCCGTGCGTGATGTGTGCGGGAGCCCTTCACTGGGTTCAACTTCAAAAGTTAGTTTATGGCGCTGAGGATTTGCAGCGGGGCTTTTCCCTCGTGAGTACACCTTTGCTCCATCCGAAAACAGAGATTATCAAAGGCATAAAAAAAGATCCTTCCAAAGAACTGATTGACTCTTTCTTTAGAAGGATCCGTGAA
Proteins encoded in this window:
- the tadA gene encoding tRNA-specific adenosine deaminase translates to MDFTSHDYFMGEALKEARKAFDNGEVPVGAVVVCQNKIIARAHNQTEQLTDATAHAEMIAVTAASNGLGSKYLSDCTLYVTLEPCVMCAGALHWVQLQKLVYGAEDLQRGFSLVSTPLLHPKTEIIKGIKKDPSKELIDSFFRRIRE